The following are encoded in a window of Ignicoccus islandicus DSM 13165 genomic DNA:
- a CDS encoding ABC transporter ATP-binding protein, whose product MKISNVTKSFGRNVVLKGINLEIPSGKFFAILGPSGSGKTTLLRIIAGFEIPDKGNVFFDGKDVTDKPPYKRKVALVPQNWALWPHMTVFENVAFGLKVMKLPRSEIRQRVNEVLDLLGLKGLEGRYPHQLSGGQQQRVALARALVVKPKLLLLDEPLSNLDAVLRIKLRGELKRIQRELGLTAIYVTHDQEEALALADELAVINEGVVVETGEPREIFIMPKRLFTAKFIGRTSSARGKVVEVSGKEALVQIGKLRIRAINHGLKEGDECVVVFKSELAKVRPREGYVKVTGILTLSMYLGPKVEVRLKPEGSEEEISFYVSERETPQIGSTYSVHLPIEAIHAFPLE is encoded by the coding sequence GTGAAGATCAGCAACGTCACCAAGTCCTTCGGCAGAAATGTGGTCCTAAAGGGAATAAATCTGGAAATACCTTCAGGGAAGTTCTTTGCTATACTGGGTCCATCGGGTTCCGGTAAGACAACGTTACTTAGAATAATTGCTGGTTTCGAAATCCCCGATAAAGGGAACGTGTTTTTCGACGGTAAGGACGTAACTGACAAACCGCCTTATAAGAGAAAAGTTGCCCTAGTCCCGCAGAACTGGGCGCTCTGGCCCCACATGACTGTGTTTGAAAACGTGGCCTTTGGTTTAAAGGTAATGAAGCTTCCGCGAAGCGAAATACGACAAAGGGTCAACGAGGTTCTAGACCTTTTAGGTTTGAAGGGACTAGAGGGAAGGTACCCTCACCAGTTAAGCGGAGGACAACAACAAAGGGTTGCGTTGGCGAGGGCCTTAGTAGTCAAACCTAAGTTACTCCTCCTCGACGAACCGCTCAGTAACTTAGATGCCGTTCTTAGAATAAAGCTCAGGGGCGAGCTAAAGAGGATACAGAGAGAACTGGGTCTCACTGCAATATACGTTACCCACGATCAAGAGGAGGCTTTGGCTCTAGCAGACGAACTGGCTGTGATAAATGAGGGCGTTGTAGTGGAAACGGGAGAACCAAGAGAGATATTCATTATGCCGAAGAGGCTCTTCACGGCGAAGTTCATAGGAAGAACTAGTTCCGCTAGAGGAAAGGTCGTGGAAGTTAGTGGAAAAGAGGCGTTAGTTCAGATAGGAAAATTAAGGATACGTGCGATAAATCACGGCCTGAAGGAAGGAGATGAATGCGTAGTTGTGTTCAAATCCGAGCTAGCGAAGGTTAGGCCGAGAGAGGGCTACGTCAAGGTGACAGGCATCTTGACGCTGTCCATGTACTTGGGACCGAAGGTTGAGGTTAGACTGAAACCCGAAGGCTCTGAGGAGGAAATATCGTTCTATGTAAGTGAAAGGGAGACTCCTCAAATAGGCTCAACTTATTCAGTTCACTTACCGATTGAAGCGATCCACGCCTTTCCGCTCGAATAA
- the hmgA gene encoding hydroxymethylglutaryl-CoA reductase (NADPH), whose protein sequence is MPEKEDLKEVIDQYLEKLERGELTISKLDKVLSPNLAAVVRRLFIERKTGKVLSAIASTILDFEELVGRNIENPIGAVQIPLGVAGPLKVNGDYAKGEFFIPLATHEGALVASINRGCKAVTESGGARAKVIKDGMARAPVFVAPNIEKAYQLVQWVREHFDEIKREAESTTSHGKLKEIQPFVMGNNVWLRFVYFTGDAMGMNMATIATEKACDYIEREFGEAKCLALSGNMCVDKKPAHLNVLCGRGKTVVAEAVIKEEVIRRVFKADAQTIHEVNLRKNLLGSAYAGSLSFNAHFANVIAAIFLATGQDAAQVVESPMGFTWTEVRGNDLYISVTLPSLEVGTVGGGTRLPTQREALEILGVAGGGDPPGTNALKFAEIVASAVLAGELNLLAALAAKELAKAHKALGRGMGK, encoded by the coding sequence ATGCCAGAAAAGGAAGACTTAAAGGAAGTCATAGATCAATATCTCGAGAAGCTGGAAAGGGGCGAGCTAACTATAAGTAAGTTGGATAAGGTGCTTTCGCCTAACCTAGCTGCGGTCGTTAGGAGACTGTTCATTGAAAGGAAGACTGGAAAGGTTCTAAGCGCAATAGCATCTACCATACTTGACTTCGAGGAGCTCGTGGGAAGGAACATCGAAAACCCAATAGGAGCGGTTCAGATACCGCTAGGAGTGGCTGGACCGCTGAAAGTTAACGGCGATTACGCGAAAGGCGAATTCTTCATCCCATTAGCTACCCATGAAGGGGCGCTAGTTGCCTCTATAAATAGAGGGTGTAAGGCCGTAACGGAGTCAGGCGGTGCTCGAGCTAAAGTAATTAAGGACGGCATGGCTAGAGCGCCCGTTTTTGTCGCTCCTAATATAGAAAAGGCTTACCAATTGGTTCAATGGGTAAGGGAACACTTCGACGAAATAAAGAGGGAAGCTGAGAGCACAACGAGTCACGGTAAGCTGAAGGAAATTCAACCCTTCGTAATGGGCAATAACGTGTGGCTTCGCTTCGTGTACTTCACTGGCGACGCAATGGGCATGAACATGGCTACTATTGCAACAGAGAAGGCATGTGATTATATTGAAAGAGAATTTGGTGAGGCGAAGTGTTTAGCGTTGTCTGGAAACATGTGCGTAGATAAGAAGCCGGCTCACTTGAACGTTTTGTGTGGAAGGGGGAAGACTGTAGTTGCCGAAGCAGTTATAAAGGAGGAAGTAATAAGGAGAGTGTTCAAAGCGGACGCCCAAACTATACACGAAGTCAATTTGAGGAAGAACTTGCTCGGAAGCGCTTACGCGGGATCGCTTTCATTCAATGCACACTTCGCTAACGTGATAGCGGCGATATTTCTAGCTACAGGCCAAGATGCAGCTCAAGTAGTCGAGTCCCCCATGGGCTTCACGTGGACTGAGGTAAGGGGGAACGATTTGTACATATCAGTTACGTTACCTAGCTTGGAAGTGGGAACAGTTGGTGGCGGTACGAGGTTGCCGACCCAGAGGGAGGCCTTGGAGATACTAGGGGTAGCTGGCGGAGGAGACCCTCCTGGAACCAACGCTCTCAAGTTCGCTGAGATAGTCGCCTCAGCGGTCCTAGCGGGCGAACTCAACCTGCTTGCTGCCTTGGCCGCTAAGGAACTGGCCAAGGCACACAAAGCTCTAGGTAGAGGAATGGGTAAATGA
- a CDS encoding ABC transporter permease — translation MRIFQVVLWDLFKRPLRNLLIVVMLSIATVSLMVTLTISQAAFQMLQSYLNVFSPNVVIVAGPVLPVSLSFASSLPGVKAIYPLVISDGYLQCNNSFSYVMLIGYSNISAIAESTSIKLIKGKFGVDVSEGLSKFYGKKCELVTSFFGSYNLTIEGVVELRNLEEVMQRSNIVLAPMEVLEGAIPNALVIVAKSPKYVNIIEDEIVNATAGQAFIFSQRSLRKVGETVTSLASVTSTFLGFLSISIASIAIAVIAIIDVKDRRWEIGLLKALGFESKDLAFLYSLESLIYSTISLTIGIALSGAILNLAKHSFGELLRGLINSEIIVKSLTINESQVIRAILIVIGVNLISSTIPALISYSTDPVRALRQIE, via the coding sequence ATGAGGATATTCCAAGTAGTCCTCTGGGACTTATTTAAGAGGCCTTTGAGAAACCTCCTAATTGTAGTCATGTTATCGATTGCAACGGTTTCCTTAATGGTCACGCTAACGATCTCGCAAGCGGCCTTCCAGATGCTTCAGAGCTACTTAAACGTGTTCTCTCCGAACGTAGTGATAGTTGCTGGTCCAGTCCTACCGGTATCCCTCTCGTTCGCTTCCTCCCTACCGGGAGTAAAGGCCATCTATCCGTTAGTTATCTCCGATGGATACCTTCAATGCAACAACTCTTTTTCCTATGTAATGTTAATAGGATATTCCAATATATCTGCAATAGCTGAGAGTACTTCAATTAAGTTAATCAAAGGGAAGTTCGGTGTAGACGTTAGCGAAGGCTTGAGTAAGTTCTATGGTAAGAAATGTGAGTTAGTTACTTCCTTCTTCGGATCCTACAACCTTACTATAGAGGGAGTTGTCGAACTGAGGAACTTAGAGGAAGTCATGCAAAGGTCCAACATAGTCTTGGCTCCAATGGAAGTACTAGAAGGCGCCATACCTAACGCGTTAGTAATAGTAGCGAAGTCTCCTAAGTACGTTAACATAATAGAAGACGAGATAGTTAACGCCACTGCGGGGCAAGCCTTCATTTTCTCCCAACGAAGCTTGCGGAAAGTAGGAGAAACTGTAACATCGCTCGCCTCAGTAACTTCCACCTTTCTAGGCTTCTTGTCGATTTCAATAGCATCAATAGCTATAGCAGTAATAGCAATTATAGATGTTAAAGACAGGAGATGGGAAATAGGCCTCTTGAAGGCGTTAGGTTTCGAGTCTAAGGACTTAGCTTTTCTCTATTCATTAGAGTCCCTAATCTATTCAACTATATCCCTAACGATAGGAATAGCGCTCAGCGGAGCCATTTTGAACCTAGCGAAGCACTCTTTCGGAGAGCTATTGAGAGGATTGATAAATAGCGAAATTATAGTAAAGAGTTTGACAATAAACGAGTCTCAAGTTATTAGGGCCATATTAATTGTAATTGGAGTTAATTTAATCAGTTCGACGATACCCGCATTGATAAGCTATTCAACGGATCCCGTTCGGGCCTTGAGGCAAATAGAGTAA
- a CDS encoding ACT domain-containing protein has translation MLHAVITVIGKDKVGIVAKISSVLARYKVNIIDITQTVLRGMFAMIMIVDLDQATISVEELRRELEKAGKEIGVEVALHSTDLMESIERI, from the coding sequence ATCTTGCACGCAGTGATAACTGTAATAGGCAAGGACAAGGTTGGTATAGTAGCGAAGATATCTTCCGTACTAGCGAGATATAAGGTGAACATAATAGATATAACCCAGACTGTCCTCAGAGGCATGTTCGCAATGATAATGATAGTTGACTTGGACCAAGCGACGATATCTGTGGAAGAGCTGAGGAGGGAGCTCGAAAAAGCCGGTAAGGAAATAGGGGTCGAAGTAGCGCTCCACTCCACAGATCTGATGGAGAGCATAGAAAGAATATAG